From Pseudomonas fluorescens, one genomic window encodes:
- a CDS encoding AraC family transcriptional regulator gives MPIKVIDPHYELALVSPFLLQTLAEVVADKGIDPHSLCRGLGFTLDDLDDPAQRISYRQAVAMIQRALKVIPNQGLGLWVGNQNVLGTLGLLGHVLSLCKTLRDAFELGIRHQHTTGGIVVSSVQEVPGQVYVDAECRLPFADVQQFAVEEFFTSLLVYGRALVGADFHCLRVEFMHAAPDYVAQYHRLLGADVRFGCLHNRLVLEAHWLDVCLPNHHSLALRQAVKLLELEGAQVHQKLDLIQAVERAISRDLTRGSHLEKIAGDLNMSGRTLRRRLTEHALTFEALLEQVRQARTMSLLANPEMSIERITEEVGYSDVRSFRRAFKRWTGQSPSAYRGEAQIPAH, from the coding sequence ATGCCTATCAAAGTCATCGATCCCCATTACGAACTGGCGCTGGTGTCTCCCTTTTTGCTGCAAACCCTGGCTGAAGTGGTTGCTGACAAAGGCATCGACCCCCACAGCCTGTGCCGTGGCCTGGGATTTACCCTTGACGACCTCGACGATCCCGCGCAGCGGATTTCTTACCGTCAGGCGGTGGCGATGATCCAGCGTGCGCTCAAGGTCATCCCCAACCAGGGGCTCGGGCTGTGGGTCGGTAATCAGAATGTGTTGGGCACCCTCGGTTTGCTGGGGCACGTGTTGTCGCTGTGCAAGACCCTGCGCGATGCCTTTGAACTGGGTATTCGCCATCAGCACACCACGGGCGGGATAGTGGTTTCCAGCGTGCAGGAAGTGCCCGGTCAGGTGTATGTCGACGCTGAATGTCGCTTGCCGTTTGCCGACGTGCAGCAGTTTGCCGTGGAGGAGTTTTTCACCAGTCTGCTGGTTTATGGTCGCGCGCTGGTGGGTGCCGATTTTCACTGCCTGCGGGTCGAATTCATGCACGCCGCGCCGGACTACGTGGCGCAGTATCATCGCCTGCTCGGCGCCGATGTGCGCTTCGGCTGCCTGCACAATCGGCTGGTGCTGGAGGCGCACTGGCTGGATGTGTGCCTGCCCAATCATCATTCACTGGCGCTGCGCCAGGCGGTCAAGCTGCTGGAGCTGGAAGGTGCCCAGGTGCATCAGAAACTGGACTTGATCCAGGCCGTCGAACGCGCCATTTCCCGCGACCTGACCCGTGGCAGTCACCTGGAAAAAATTGCCGGCGACCTGAACATGAGTGGTCGCACCTTGCGCCGTCGCCTGACCGAGCACGCCCTGACCTTCGAGGCGCTGCTGGAGCAGGTGCGCCAGGCGCGGACCATGAGCCTGCTGGCCAACCCGGAGATGTCCATCGAGCGCATCACCGAGGAAGTCGGCTACAGCGACGTGCGCAGTTTCCGGCGAGCATTCAAGCGCTGGACTGGCCAAAGCCCGAGTGCCTACCGAGGCGAGGCGCAAATACCCGCGCACTAG
- a CDS encoding Dyp-type peroxidase yields the protein MSNYQPGILATPVPSQARHLFFALESVEALPAALDQLVQWVDGKSAVVGFGKSLVNALGAKIAGLRPFPAMIGVGVENPSTQHALWLWLHGEDRGELLNRSQAIEAALAPALRLVQMNETFRHMTGHDLTGYEDGTENPHDDAAVAAALVAEGADGEVGASFVAIQQWQHDLKGFNAMPSEEQDHIMGRRKSDNEELDDAPLSAHVKRTAQESFSPEAFIVRRSMPWIEGDRAGLMFTAFGHSFNAFEAQLRRMSGLEDGIVDGLYRMSRPITGGYYWCPPLQDGRLDLRALNGG from the coding sequence ATGAGTAACTACCAGCCCGGCATCCTCGCGACCCCCGTTCCGTCCCAGGCGCGGCACCTGTTTTTTGCCCTTGAATCGGTAGAAGCCCTGCCGGCGGCACTCGATCAACTGGTGCAATGGGTCGACGGCAAGTCGGCGGTGGTGGGCTTTGGCAAGTCGCTGGTCAATGCGCTGGGGGCGAAAATCGCCGGCCTGCGTCCGTTCCCGGCGATGATCGGCGTGGGTGTGGAAAACCCTTCGACCCAGCACGCGCTGTGGCTGTGGCTGCACGGTGAGGACCGCGGCGAGCTGCTCAATCGCAGCCAGGCGATTGAGGCCGCGCTGGCCCCGGCATTGCGCCTGGTGCAAATGAATGAAACCTTCCGCCACATGACCGGGCACGACCTGACCGGCTATGAAGACGGCACCGAAAATCCTCATGATGATGCAGCGGTGGCGGCTGCTTTGGTGGCAGAAGGCGCGGACGGTGAAGTCGGCGCCAGCTTCGTCGCGATCCAGCAGTGGCAGCACGACCTCAAAGGTTTCAATGCGATGCCGTCCGAGGAACAGGACCACATCATGGGCCGGCGCAAAAGCGACAACGAAGAACTCGACGACGCGCCGCTCTCGGCCCACGTCAAGCGCACCGCCCAGGAAAGCTTCAGCCCCGAGGCCTTCATCGTGCGCCGCTCGATGCCGTGGATCGAAGGCGACCGCGCCGGCCTGATGTTCACCGCCTTCGGTCATTCCTTCAACGCCTTCGAAGCCCAGTTGCGACGCATGAGCGGCCTGGAAGACGGCATCGTCGACGGCCTGTACCGCATGAGCCGGCCGATCACCGGTGGCTACTACTGGTGCCCGCCACTGCAGGACGGTCGGCTTGATTTACGGGCGTTGAACGGCGGCTGA